A single Oryza brachyantha chromosome 8, ObraRS2, whole genome shotgun sequence DNA region contains:
- the LOC102705652 gene encoding fasciclin-like arabinogalactan protein 7: MMEFKAAVFASAVVAILLCCPAPPAFAQKHKSLPPSPAPAPAPHHVDLADLLSVAGPFHTFLDYLEKTDVLRTFQSQANSSKEGITVFVPKDSAFASLRKTTFANLTSDQLKSLVQYHALPRYYSLAEFNKLSTLNPVPTFAGGEYTLNLTDDMGTVHVRSMWSNPKISSSVYSTRPVAVYELDRVLLPMQIFKTDPPLAPAPAPAPDAKPADAAASPLPGKSSSAKAKADKKTSSSHRAGVGIAGYLLLAASASAGLLLLW; encoded by the coding sequence ATGATGGAATTCAAAGCAGCCGTTTTTGCCTCGGCCGTGGTGGCCATCCTGCTCTGctgcccggcgccgccggcgttcGCCCAGAAGCACAAGAGCCTCCCGccgtccccggcgccggcgccggcgccgcaccaCGTGGACCTGGCCGACCTCCTGAGCGTGGCCGGGCCGTTCCACACGTTCCTCGACTACCTGGAGAAGACGGACGTGCTCAGGACGTTCCAGAGCCAGGCGAACAGCAGCAAGGAGGGGATCACCGTGTTCGTGCCCAAGGACTCGGCGTTCGCGTCGCTGAGGAAGACGACGTTCGCCAACCTCACCTCCGACCAGCTCAAGTCGCTGGTGCAGTACCACGCGCTGCCGAGGTACTACTCCCTCGCCGAGTTCAACAAGCTGAGCACGCTCAACCCGGTGCCCacgttcgccggcggcgagtaCACGCTCAACCTCACCGACGACATGGGCACCGTCCACGTCCGGTCGATGTGGTCCAACCCCAAGATCAGCAGCAGCGTCTACTCCACccgccccgtcgccgtctACGAGCTCGACAGGGTGCTCCTCCCGATGCAGATCTTCAAGACCGACCcgccgctggcgccggcgccggcgccggcgccggacgccaagcccgccgacgccgccgccagcccgcTGCCGGGGAAGTCGTCCAGCGCCAAGGCGAAGGCGGACAAGAAGACCTCGTCGTCGcaccgcgccggcgtcggcatTGCTGGCTACTTGCTTCTTGCTGCCTCCGCCTCAGCTGGCTTGCTGCTCCTGTGGTGA
- the LOC102705935 gene encoding uncharacterized protein LOC102705935: MSVEILDGGTVRSFVDDEGAFNASVDGRFAALDADRDGLLSYADMAGELMSLRVLERRFGVDSDEAARPGADELAALYRGLFARFDRDGDGKVGLHEFRAEMKEVMLAVANGLGFLPVQMVVEEGSFLRMAVDRELAKAA, translated from the coding sequence ATGAGCGTGGAGATCCTCGACGGCGGCACGGTGCGGAGCttcgtcgacgacgagggcgcCTTCAACGCGTCGGTGGACGGGCGGTTCGCGGCGCTGGACGCCGACCGCGACGGCCTGCTCTCCTACGCCGACATGGCCGGGGAGCTGATGAGCCTCAGGGTGCTGGAGAGGCGCTTCGGCGTCGACAGCGATGAGGCCGCGCgccccggcgccgacgagctcgccgcgcTCTACCGCGGCCTCTTCGCCCGGTTCGaccgtgacggcgacggcaaggtCGGCCTCCACGAGTTCCGCGCCGAGATGAAGGAGGTcatgctcgccgtcgccaatgGCCTCGGCTTCCTCCCCGTCCAGATGGTCGTCGAGGAAGGCAGCTTCCTCAGGATGGCCGTCGACAGGGAGCTTGCTAAGGCTGCCTGA